From Quercus lobata isolate SW786 chromosome 11, ValleyOak3.0 Primary Assembly, whole genome shotgun sequence:
ACAGCATATTGAAGAAAAACATTTGCAGTGATAATTAGAAGACTGGAATATATCATCTTTATAAATCATATAAGTATTATGACACATGCAATGAATTACTCGTTTTAATATCCATGGAAAACTTCCACTAGAAGACTATATGATCATATACTTCTCAGTTTTGAGAATTTCCAAGATCACAATTAGATATTGTGTCAAACAGTTTTGCATTTATGAAAGAAGGTAAATGCACTCCTAGGGGCAATcattaatttaagaaattgttaacaaattCAATCAAAACTAATAAATACTACATTCCAAGAAACACTAACTTACATATTTCATGaatatatctatatttatatatctttgtaaagagaaagaggagagatCAAAGATCCTTGACAAGCACcaagaaagcaagaaaatatttcttttgGAAAGAGGAGAATACAAACATACCCTACAGGCAATGGCATAGAGAAAGGTCCCCAAAACTCCCCTGGACTCAAAATCTTCAGATTTGAGCCAAAAAGTATATTGCATTCAGTCAAAAATGAAACTGTGCAAAATGGTCGGACAAAGTCATGATGGTCAATGTGAGGCGGAATGCAATCTCCTTCTTCATAAATATTTACGATACAACTGTTAGGTATGCATGATGGAGGTAAAACATGCCACCTAACCATTCTTTTGATCATTTTCTTAAACAAGGATGGTAGAGGATCCACTTCTTCATCTCTTACTATGCCTGGAGGGTTCCCATTTTTATCCTGTAAGGTAGCAAAAATAATACGGCAAGTTTGATTATGGTTAATCACAGactaaataataacaaaacaaaaaattacacacATATAAGGTTTGGAAATTACCACTGCGTAATTGTAACAACAACCAAATTGAATAGTGACACGCCCCTTACCACGCATCCACTTTCTTGGTTCTGAATAAGTACGCTCTATAAAGTATCccaattgagaaaaataaatgagataAGCTTGAACCATCTGATGTTCTTTATAGTGAATTCTAAGAAAGTGGCAGAATAACATTGACTGTAACAGATCATTTCATTATTTAATGCTTCTACTTTTTCTGACACTATGACTAATAATATTAGCACTTGCTGGAGTTAATTGATACATTCTTAGAAAGAGAACAAATTAATCTACATAGGGAAGTAACAGTCTATGTTAGCTATATAACATAAACAACAAGAGAAGGCCCCACAACCTGCATTCCAtcctttttttctcattcacACATCAAAACAAGGTACTCTCAACAAAACGGCCAAAATTGCCAAATAGcacaattttagcaaaattttaggaaaaaagtaCCTTGacaaagttatttagttatgtagtACATTTTTGGAACTCGAGATCCAACTCAAACTCGAGCTTAGggaaacttgagttccaagcAATATGAGCTCCACTGCTTGGCACGCCACGCGAGTTGCTTAGAACTTGAGTTtgtcaaactcgagttccaaaaattTGCTACATCCAAGTTCCTGAAATGtgctacataactaaataactttttCAGGATGCGTTTCTCctaaaattttgctaaaattgtgCCATTTGGCAAATTTGGACTAACAAAACATCTTTCTTTAATACTAATGAATGGAATATGATGGATAAATTAGTAACTTAATTTCTTGTTAAAGAATTATCTTGAATGCCTTTCTTACAGAAACAATGCAAAAGAATATTTTGAAGTCTTATCTAAGTAATGTATAGGAAAAGAATAGGCTTGTGAGTTTGTTCTATTCACCTTTTAGAAAAGGAGATATGATAATCTTAAATCctagttaaaacttaaaagacctataaataaaaacaaaaacagtaaggATTAACTCAATTTTAGCCTAGAAAGCACAGACACCAATATGAGTACGGACACAGCTACAACATAGTTAGACAAGCAAAAATTGATACGACACTACGTGCTTCCTAGATTTTAGGATACAAATGATATCATCCTGAAACtgaaataagaaacatgtgcaAAGCCTATATTTATAAGACTCTTACCTCTTAGCTGTCCCCTTTGGCCCATAGTTTGGAAATCATAGACGCATTCCACAATCTTCCTCTGTTCCTCGGCATTAAAAACCCCGGTATGAAGCTCTAGGCCTTGAAGCACATTTGTTGGTTTCCCATTTATCCGCTCAAAATAAACAAACTCCTTTTCCCTCACAACTTGTGATACTCTGACATGCTCATTTTGCTCCTCCTCACTGTCACGTCCATTACTCAGTTCATAAGACTGAGAGTTGGATCCTTTTCTCCATGAAGAAGAGTCAGGCATTTGAGTAAAACGAGTCTCCTGCCTTTGCTTattcaaaaatcttgaaccatCAATGTCACCATTATTTGACTTGGGTGTTATTTCACGCTCACGCACCTTTTCTGcatcaaaatcaaagaagaaatttttttaaaaaaacaaaaaagaaaagaaatcaaagcccagaaaaagagagatagataatTCTTACGGTTGACGAGGGAGTGGATACGAGTTTGGAGAAGAGACTTGCACTGACGGCAAAAGCCTTCAgataaatactcaaaaatctcgTCACGTTCTAAGCTCTTCGACAAGCTCTCTCCGTCGGACTCCCAACGAGTCAACTCTCCGGTCATCGCCCGAGTCACTCGTTAACTAcagactttttctttttctttctagagagagaaaaataaataacctgGAAACGATTTATATAACCCaagatttggtttttatttttttactactggtagtatgtttatgtttacttttttgttttgttgactTTTAACTCCTAAGTTCAGAACTTGAGAGGGGGAGGCTGCTCGGTTGTTTCACTTTCACCTTCGCTTACGCTTTCGTACCACAACACGTgtgattatttatttgttaatttttttttggccaaaatagaaaaatgcccctaattaacaaaaaaaatatagcaatttttcatgttttcaatATTTAGGGGAAAGTCCCTGTTTTGGAATTTATGGGTCGTTCAattagagatttttatttttattttattttttatattattatttaaatattatgaaaatacatatttcGGTGATTAAATAATGACCACTATTATTTAAGTATATGTACCAAATACCCCTATgtgtaaaacttgattttcataTGATTAAGTTTTGTGTGAATTTTGGCATGATGAATGATGTTGATATGGCACTTCCCACTAATAAAAGCCACGTGGAACTCAATCTTTGAAGTATCGAGTTCCATTAGTTTAAAAagatttgaagaggaaaataacCCAACTTTGTAAATATTGAGTTCCACACTTCCCTGTggttcctttttaaaaaaaatttatttaaggaaaaTGCCATGTCAACGAAGTGTGACAAAATTCACATGAGACTTGATTatatgaaaatcgagttttacacaaaactcgagttccaaaacaaaaacattccCTTAAATGTTTTGCTAATAGGTGCATTTTCATTTaggcctttttattttttattaatatatattttgatatttataaattttaaaacttactagaaaaagaaaaaagaaaagaagaaaaccaaaagCAAAAGAGACGATGCTGGGCACTGGGTTCGAGCTTAAGCAGCATACCCTCTTCCTCCCCTTATCCATGCCTTCTTTTCCCATAATTCCTTCAGCTTCAGCAATATCATTCTCCcaattccaaacaaaaaataatgctgTTGGTAAAGAAGCAACTAATAAGTCTAATAGTATTAATCAGAGACGCCACTCCAAGTCTTACTTGGAAAGGCAATCTGCCATTCTTCAACTTTCCTCATCCTCTTCTCAATCTCATTTCGACTCTGCTCTTGCCAGGTACTTTATcctttttaattcttctttcttttatctcagttttttttttggggtctaaTTTTTCTCAAGTTATCAAGCGACATATCATCTGGGTATTGTTACTAATGCCAATATAAGGTGTTTCTTATATGCATTCTATGGATATGCATTAGTTTTTGAAATTTCCTGtaactttttgttgttgttgttgttgtaattaCTGCCCAGATTGGATTGTTGGGTTCATTTTAGATTGCATTATATATGTCTATTGGTGTATAAAAATGTCTACTTCACTTTGAAAAATGGGTTGTACCGGTGCAAAAAGCTCATTCTTTTGTGGGGTTTGGGAAAAAAAGTGATTGGTAGACGTTGCTAAATGCCTCTTAAGTTTGAAATGAATCGACATCTAGAATTTGTCTGCATTGCTATTTGATGATGTTGCCTGAAATAGTTTACCTGTTTGGTGACTTTGTGTTAACTTAATTACTCAAATATTGAAATGATATTTttactgggaaaaaaaatctgttcATTGTAATAGATATATAACTTGTAGAATATAAATCGCGGCAGATTAGGAGGGATGTTGAAAGTGCAAGACTTGAATGCCGTGTTACGAAATTTTGGAACTCTAAGCAGATGGCAGGATCTTTCTCAGGTGCTTCAATTAGGAAGCTGTTGTAAATGTTTTTGGAAGccaattatttgttttttgaattgttaaGCCTGCCTGTTTCATTTGTAGAGTCGTAGACTTGGAATATATATTCACAACTTATTGCATGGATGTCTCATTGATGTATGTTAtttagtttcattttatttcGTGCCATCTGTGTGTCTGGTTCCTTTTAAAGGGGTCTTCCGTATGTAGATCCATTATTTACTCCTTTTTTCGGCAGCTGCCTTAAAAGAATATATTTGATGTTTTCAAACTCAACACATTTTATGATATGagcctaaaataaaattgacctgaaattttattttattttatttatttatttttttgtgtgtataaaaTTATCCAATAAAGATAAATCCAGATGTCTTTTATAACTAGTCAACACTAAGCTGCCTGTGATCTTTGAAATTGTATATGGTTGTTTCACTAAGGCATTCAATTCATTTCGGCATTGGAATATATTACCAAATGATATTGGCACCTCACTCTTCGACAACAAATACAATTTTCTTCACTACCCTCTTCAGCTCCATGAGGCGATATACGATTCACTCTTGGTATGCAACTCTCTCTCGTAGTATTAAAACTTTAGGGTCAAGGCCATACAATCCCTAGAAGTATACTTTATCATCTAAGACCAATTTTTGGGTTagaaagaaaaagtattttgaaCTCTTTTGCTTTCATTCTAAAATTTGTGAAATCATTTGGGGGGACCAACCATGGTGACCCTACTTGGGCTTGACCATAGCAGGTTTCCATTCACTGTGGAATGAATGCATGAGGGCTCTACATAGAGAGGAGGCCACAGGTGCTCCCTTAGGTGTTAGCCTGACCTCAGTGCCACTGATTTTAAGCAGTGGAAGGCTGTAGTCCTTTAGCTAAACTAGAGTCACGCTGTCACCCCTAAAGTTTCAAACTTAGGACCTACCCCAAGACTGAAACCATGGGCCATGACCCTAGGTGGTGTGAAATCAGTTGCATTAGCATGTTACCCCATAACAAGTATAATTTCTTTACTTGTTAATGGCTTTCCTAGTGTTATGGTGGTTGCTAGAAATGATGGGGTTATGCCATGTCGCTTGGGAGGCATTTGCCATCCTCAAATGATACAAATGTGTAAAGAAGGGAAGACATAGAAATAGTAAGATTGGGCAAAATTTGCAGATGAATGAATAACATTTGTTATTTGACAAATAGGTGTACTCATGGCAAAGTGATTGCAGTAAAAGCCGAGTAAACTAAAATAGAAACTGATATTAGATCAGTGATAAGGGCACATTTGGCTTTTCACTAAGGAAAACCATTTGGTTTTTACTACTAATTTATGGTTATACCCATAAACTTAGTAAAGATGGAATATGCGAGGATGGAAAAGGTAGggcagaaaaaaaaagggatagaAAGGAGGGAAATGAAACACACAAAGGTAGATCTGGATGGAAAGGAAAATTGGATAGACTCCCCTCTCTCACGACTCTTTGGGGAATTGGAATTCAGAGCTCTCATATAATTGATGTCTTTAAGTAATAATTATCCATCATTATGATATCTGATGGTGTgtttccctttctcttttgtcTAATTTCTGTGTCATGAACTTGGTATAAAAATTTTAGGTGTTCTTCCAAGAGGGCTGTCAGTGCTTACAtaagatattattaaaaaaaaatcagaaacgAGGGggtgtatatatacatttggAATTCCCACATGCCAAGTCGCAGAAAATAGGATGACTGACAAAATGGAAATTGCTCACTGATCTTATGAGTGCATAAACTAAATTCATATATTGCTTCTCTGTAGTTGAATGGATAATTCAATTTTACTTTTGATAGATCATGGATGGCATGGTACGtatcaagaaattttattttgtcatgaacaaaatattgaaagaatgtCTGCAAATCTAAATCCATTTAGTAGGGATCTTGTACATTGTAACTGAAAATATAGAGAAAATGCCTTCGTAAgccttttacaaaaaataaaataaaatatttttcatatgcATTATTGTCACTTAGGTTTCTTCATGTCATTCAAAAAGACTGTTTAATTGCCCTCTCTGTGGTTATAGTTTTGCCCTCTTTACCAATCCTCTTTGAACAATGAACCTAATTAACTATGTTTTTTGGTTTCCCCTTCTTATAATTGTTGATAATTGTTAAGTCAAGTTTGCATTATTGCAGCTCTTTGAATGAATGCAACAAAATGGGAAGATAAATGCTTCATCTTATAGCAGTTATATGGAGTTCATGAGAAAGAACATAAATCCTGTAAAGGCAATGGAGATATACAACGGCATTAAAGATGAATCAGCAAAAAACAATGTGTTCATATGCAATTGTGTTCTTAGTTGTCTGGTTAGGAATGGCAGTTTGGAATGGCAAGTTTGATAGCAGCATTAAAATGCTTCATCAGATGAAGCAGGATGGTTTAATGCCAGATGTTGTTACACATAGCACGGTAtgatatttcaatttatattatgtatttccaattttcctcCTAGCATCTGTGTTCAAATGTTGTTCATATAACCTGAAGTTGCTGCCACAGTCAGCTACACGATGATAATACACTACTATATAGGACACTTATCAAACAGCTTTCagaactccttttttttttgccccaTGTTATCACTTGTTTGTACAGAGAATTGAAATGTTTAGAAAATCAAGTGAATAGTTTGTTTCTACTACTGACCTTTCATTTACCAGTTAAAAATATATCCACTCAGATGGTTACGTGAATGTgaacaacacacacacatgtagaTAGTAGAACCATGACCTATGTCTAGCTTTGATCACCATGTGTGGATTCtttgagtttgtgtttataACCTTGCTAAGGTTTTAAAGCAGCATGCTCAAAGATGACGGTTTGAAAATGAggtcacactttttttttttttgatagataaaaagagttttattgatgaaaaagaaCAATGTGTTTCCGATTGTAAACTCACTACCCTTAAAACAAATACAATCAAATCATAAGGAAAGACTAATAGAGATAAGGAAATCAGACAAGGAACTACAGTGCGTAAGCCCCCAAATAtgagaccactcaaacaaagtcttAGCAAGCAAGGTCTTCAACAAATCTATAGGACTCTCAACGTCCTTAAAAGTTCAGGCATTGCGTTCCTTCCATACTAACCACATAAGGCATGCTGGTACCAAATTCCAAACCTTTGAAGAGTAAGTTCCTAACCAATTCCTCCATGCATaaagaagagaaacaatagTGTCCGGCATCACCCACTGAACCCCAAACATAATAAGGACCTCACTCCACAAAGCAGATGCAAACCTACAATGGATCAAAAGGTGATCCACAGTCTCCCCATCACACCTACGTAAACAACACCAGTTAACAAGGGGCAAGTTCTTCTTAACGAGGTTATCTATTGTGAGAATCCCACCCCTAGCAGCAgttcataaaaagaaagataccCTTTTAGGTACCTTTACACACCAAATGCTCTGCCAAGGGAAAGAAACAGAAGGGGCTTTCAATAAAGCATTATAAAAGAATTGCACATCAAAGACACCACTACGATTCAACTACCAAATCAAGATATCCTCACCCTCCCCACAAGGAATCCTGGCAGAGACATGCtcatagaaagaataaaatctCCTCAACTCCCATTCATTAAAATTGCGTTGGAAATGGAAGTTCCAACTCCTACCTCCTCCGTTTGGTGCAAAAATAATCATGTCAGAAATCAGAGCTTCCTGAATCACAGCACATGCAAACAATTCCGGGTATAATTCCTTCAAAGGAGGAGGACCACTTCAAGGGTCGTGCCAAAACCGAATACGATTGCCCTCTCATACTTAGAATCTTTAAActtattaattaagaaaaaatcaCATGGATTTTGTGTGTTTTCCATATAGATAAACTGACATGTATGGAGGATGCATTTATGAGTATGTGTCTATGCAAATATGAAACTGCATATGTCAAGTTTCAATTTGCATGCTACTTTATTTCACTGGAGTTAAAACTATTAGAATTTATGATTTTGCTCAGATAGTTGCATTACTGAGAAAAATATTCTCATCTCAAATGTTATGTCAACACAATGGAACTTTCTTGTTTGTCATTATTGTGATGTCTAAACAGCACCATAATCTTTGAACAAATCAAAGATGTTTCATGGTAATTATCCTTTGCTAGTATTCTATGTTTTGAGTCCTTTGCTATTTGGTTTAAAGTTCTTAATTACTTATCTTTGTTATTAGTACTCCTAATCTTTCTAggaaaatgttattttgtaTTCTTAGTCTTTCTAGGAAAGTGATTGGAAATAGACTATACAAAGGCTTTTATGTAGTAAACCATAGAGATGTAGAGattgaatttaagaaaattcCAGCAGCTTATTTTAAGCTTTAAAGGTGTGATTGCTTAGGGTTTATCTATCTTTATTTCTagttttgttcactattttgaCACCAAGCAGCAATCAAATTCAGTCAAaatccctttttattttatattattattatttattttacctaacCTTATCTAAACCTTTAAACATCAAAACCTAGTCAAAGAACCCTTCAaggtctcaaaaaaaaaaaaaaaaaaaaaaaaaatcctaatttagTGCTGAATTTCTAAAGATCCTACATCACTTCACCATTGtcctttttcattctttgctgCTTGCAGGTTGCATCAAAGTTAAACATGGTTATTCTAAGGCATTAGAGCTGGTTCGGGAGCTTCAACATAATGGGCTGCACATGGACAGTGTAATTTATGGGACACTTGTAGCTGTTTGTGCTTCAAATACTAAATTGGAAGAAGCAGAAAGCTATTTTAACTGGATGAAAGATGAAGGTCATTTGCCAAATGTGTTTCACTACAGTTCTTTGCTCAATGCTTACTCAATTAGTGGAAACTATAGAAAGGCTGACGAGTTGGTTCAAGATATGAAATCTGCAGGGTTAGTACCAAATAAGgtttgttttcatgtttaatttgcCAATAAAGACTAGGGTTTTCTAAAAGTAGTATATTCATGcttttttaaatgttaaggTTGTTTGATGTCTTGGTATTAGTATGCTTTGAGATGGCTTGCTATTAGTAGCAAATTTTAAAGGTTCACAAAAACTCTAATTTAAATCCCATGAAAAGGGAATACTTATGTTAGAAGAGTTGCATATATCAAATAAACATGCCTTTACATATTAGCCCATGGGTGATATGAAGTTTTTCGGGCATACTCTTTCCTAATTCCGaaacttcaagaaatttttttttttttatatattaaaaaaaagatgtgcACTTTTAATATAACATGGCTGTGTCACATTTTTGAGTCAGCTGATGGGTGTGGTGAATCCCAAATAAACTTgttaggtttttgttttgttttgtgttttgtgtttttttttggagaagattgTTAGGTTTTAGTTTACCAGCTATGTACAGTACCAAGGTTGAATGAACCTGATTATTTACCTTTAATGCATATGACAAGATCTGAGAACTACAGCTTTGATTATTGTAATGTATTTTGAGAAATTGATGTCGTAATGATGGCAAAATTTCTTATAGCTGCTGAGAGGTTCTTATTACCGAGTGAGACTGCTGCATAGGCTAGAATTTGATCAGCTGCCCATGCATGACTTTTGATGTCTTGTCAACCCGGTGAAAACTCTAAATAAGGTAATATAACATTTATACAACTATAGATCCATAGCACTGTGAGCCAAAGACTATAGTCCATAAACAGATTGGATTTTTTTCAATGGACTTAACAAATTatgggaaattacactttaccaccctaaactataccctAAATTACACTTTGAACCCTAAACTTTTTGAATGCAcgttttgcaccctaaactgcGACTCTTGTTACACTTTACACCTTGACGTTAAGTTTGTTGTTAACTTggatgaaaatccaaaatttaggGTGCTTAGTGTAATTGgaagtatagtttagggtggtaaaaattaatttctcctttatttttaaGGGATTGAAAAGAGGGCAATTGGGTCTTTCATATGGTGTCATGCCTTTCCGTCTAATT
This genomic window contains:
- the LOC115966257 gene encoding RNA demethylase ALKBH9B-like, coding for MTGELTRWESDGESLSKSLERDEIFEYLSEGFCRQCKSLLQTRIHSLVNQKVREREITPKSNNGDIDGSRFLNKQRQETRFTQMPDSSSWRKGSNSQSYELSNGRDSEEEQNEHVRVSQVVREKEFVYFERINGKPTNVLQGLELHTGVFNAEEQRKIVECVYDFQTMGQRGQLRERTYSEPRKWMRGKGRVTIQFGCCYNYAVDKNGNPPGIVRDEEVDPLPSLFKKMIKRMVRWHVLPPSCIPNSCIVNIYEEGDCIPPHIDHHDFVRPFCTVSFLTECNILFGSNLKILSPGEFWGPFSMPLPVGSVLVLNGNGADIAKHCVPAVPAKRISITFRKMDDSKMPYRFLLDPELDGINPLDYSLANHRKVHYNDKSTRREYEPVRARSNNSFVIEKDDFPPLGSSRAAMNGLRVSKDRSRQRKF
- the LOC115968834 gene encoding pentatricopeptide repeat-containing protein At1g10910, chloroplastic-like isoform X1 is translated as MNQQKTMCSYAIVFLVVWLGMAVWNGKFDSSIKMLHQMKQDGLMPDVVTHSTLLAGCIKVKHGYSKALELVRELQHNGLHMDSVIYGTLVAVCASNTKLEEAESYFNWMKDEGHLPNVFHYSSLLNAYSISGNYRKADELVQDMKSAGLVPNKLLRGSYYRVRLLHRLEFDQLPMHDF
- the LOC115968834 gene encoding pentatricopeptide repeat-containing protein At1g10910, chloroplastic-like isoform X2, whose translation is MLLVKKQLISLIVLIRDATPSLTWKGNLPFFNFPHPLLNLISTLLLPGCIKVKHGYSKALELVRELQHNGLHMDSVIYGTLVAVCASNTKLEEAESYFNWMKDEGHLPNVFHYSSLLNAYSISGNYRKADELVQDMKSAGLVPNKLLRGSYYRVRLLHRLEFDQLPMHDF